A single region of the Rhizobium sp. NLR16a genome encodes:
- a CDS encoding DUF599 domain-containing protein has protein sequence MTTADYIALAFFACVWMGYSWLLKGRTFFGRTSLTHAMTERRREWIYNSLRRDLKMIDTQIMAGLQNGTAFFASTSIFAIGSCFALLGATEKVDAVFADLPFVLHGGHAAFEMKVGGLAALFGYAFFKFGWSYRLFNYCTILFGSIPMMRDAESDIIAAERAAERVIRMNVIAGSNFNEGLRAIFLSIGYLGWFINPYVFMLTTATVIFVLTRRQFFSEARLAIMDAGPPSNLHLSAIRRDTPSNDGNDSTRGL, from the coding sequence ATGACGACGGCGGACTACATTGCTCTGGCCTTCTTTGCCTGTGTCTGGATGGGCTATTCCTGGCTGCTCAAGGGCCGCACCTTCTTCGGCCGCACCAGTCTGACGCATGCGATGACCGAACGGCGCCGCGAGTGGATCTACAATTCGCTACGCCGCGACCTGAAGATGATCGACACACAGATCATGGCCGGCTTGCAGAACGGCACGGCCTTTTTCGCCTCGACCTCGATCTTCGCAATCGGCAGCTGCTTCGCGCTGCTCGGCGCAACCGAGAAGGTCGACGCCGTCTTTGCCGACCTGCCCTTCGTGCTCCATGGCGGCCATGCCGCCTTCGAGATGAAGGTCGGCGGACTGGCGGCGCTTTTCGGCTATGCCTTCTTCAAGTTCGGCTGGTCCTATCGGCTGTTCAATTACTGCACCATCCTTTTCGGCTCCATCCCGATGATGCGCGATGCCGAGAGCGACATCATCGCCGCCGAGCGGGCCGCCGAGCGCGTCATCCGCATGAATGTCATCGCCGGCAGCAATTTCAACGAGGGTCTCAGGGCAATCTTCCTGTCGATCGGCTATCTCGGCTGGTTCATCAATCCTTACGTCTTCATGCTGACGACGGCGACCGTCATCTTCGTGCTGACCCGGCGACAGTTCTTTTCGGAGGCGCGGCTGGCGATCATGGATGCAGGCCCGCCATCAAATCTCCACCTTTCTGCTATTCGCCGCGACACGCCGTCGAACGACGGAAATGATTCGACCAGGGGACTTTGA
- a CDS encoding heparan-alpha-glucosaminide N-acetyltransferase, producing the protein MTMPAMHADAVAKPPRIGLLDTARGVALIAMASYHFTWDMEFMAYLAPGTAETGWLKIYARAIATTFLFIVGVSLVLSSTPTIRWPSFWKRFGMIAGAAAVISVATRIAMPDTWIYFGILHCIAVLTLIGIVFVRLPLALTLLVTVALLGAWILDNFGTPGLLRSSFFDPRYLAWIGLAETPQRSNDYVPLFPWATPFFVGLSIALIAIRTRLPHRLAAIGTGSWWPAKLGRHSLAFYLIHQPVLIAIAYGLSIVVPPPQPDPVETYLRQCNSACVMQQSEALCRSFCQCTLDRLRAQALLIPLQAGKIDLQNDERVQTIASECSAEAQ; encoded by the coding sequence ATGACCATGCCGGCAATGCACGCCGATGCGGTGGCAAAACCGCCGCGCATCGGTCTATTGGATACGGCGCGCGGCGTCGCGCTGATCGCCATGGCGAGCTACCATTTCACCTGGGACATGGAGTTCATGGCCTATCTGGCGCCGGGCACGGCCGAGACCGGCTGGCTGAAGATCTATGCCCGGGCGATCGCCACGACCTTTCTCTTCATCGTCGGCGTCAGCTTGGTGCTCTCCAGCACGCCGACGATTCGCTGGCCGTCCTTCTGGAAACGTTTCGGCATGATAGCTGGGGCCGCCGCGGTCATCTCGGTCGCCACCCGCATTGCAATGCCGGACACCTGGATCTATTTCGGCATCCTGCATTGCATCGCGGTACTCACGCTCATCGGCATCGTTTTTGTCAGATTGCCGCTCGCCTTGACGCTCCTCGTCACCGTCGCGCTCCTTGGCGCCTGGATCCTCGACAACTTCGGCACACCGGGCCTGCTCCGCTCATCCTTCTTCGATCCGAGATATCTCGCCTGGATCGGGCTTGCCGAAACGCCGCAACGCTCCAACGATTACGTCCCACTGTTTCCTTGGGCTACGCCGTTTTTCGTTGGCTTGAGCATCGCCTTGATCGCCATCAGAACCAGGCTGCCGCATCGGCTCGCGGCCATCGGCACAGGCTCCTGGTGGCCGGCGAAGCTTGGCCGCCACAGCCTTGCCTTCTACCTCATTCATCAGCCGGTGCTGATCGCGATCGCTTACGGACTTTCCATTGTCGTCCCGCCGCCGCAGCCGGATCCGGTCGAAACTTACCTTAGGCAATGCAACTCCGCTTGCGTCATGCAGCAAAGCGAAGCGCTCTGCCGCAGCTTTTGCCAGTGCACGCTCGACAGATTGCGGGCCCAGGCGCTGCTGATACCGCTTCAGGCCGGCAAGATCGATCTTCAAAACGATGAGCGGGTCCAGACGATCGCCAGCGAATGCAGTGCCGAGGCGCAATAA
- the mgtE gene encoding magnesium transporter, with amino-acid sequence MTTTDGEDRIRRRDDEEADIYDEDGNVRGDFLALVGAAIADRDTLFLRGNVARLHESEIGDLLESIQPDQRLALVRLLGEDFDMTALTEVDEAIRREIVDQMPNEQIAAAIGELDSDDAVYILEDLDKEDREEILAQMPFTERVRLRRALDYPESSAGRRMQTEFVAVPPFWTVGQTIDYMRDEEDLPYSFSQIFVIDPTFKLLGAVDLDQILRTKRQTKIEQIMRETNHPVPAEMDQEEAAQLFEQYDLLSAAVVDENGRLVGVLTIDDVVDVIHEEADEDIKRLGGVGDEELSDNVISTARSRFLWLLINLGTAMLSASVIGLFDASIEKMIALAVLMPIVASMGGNAGTQTMTVTVRALATRDLDIYNAGRIIRREAGVGILNGAVFATIMGAIAGIWFHDYQLGGVIAAAMIINLMAAALAGILLPLLLDKVGADPAIASSVFVTTVTDCTGFFAFLGIATWWFGI; translated from the coding sequence ATGACCACGACCGATGGGGAAGACCGCATCCGCCGGCGCGATGACGAGGAAGCGGATATCTACGACGAGGACGGCAATGTCCGCGGCGATTTCCTGGCGCTCGTTGGTGCGGCGATCGCCGATCGTGATACGCTGTTCCTGCGTGGGAATGTCGCCCGCCTGCATGAATCCGAAATAGGCGACCTGCTCGAATCCATCCAGCCGGATCAGCGCCTGGCGCTTGTGCGCCTGCTCGGCGAAGATTTCGACATGACGGCGCTGACCGAGGTCGACGAGGCGATCCGCCGCGAGATCGTCGACCAAATGCCGAACGAACAGATCGCAGCGGCGATCGGCGAGCTCGATTCGGATGACGCCGTTTACATTCTCGAAGACCTCGACAAGGAGGACCGGGAAGAAATCCTCGCCCAGATGCCGTTTACCGAGCGGGTGCGGCTGCGCCGGGCGCTCGACTATCCCGAAAGCTCGGCCGGCCGCCGCATGCAGACCGAGTTCGTCGCCGTACCGCCATTCTGGACGGTAGGGCAGACGATCGACTACATGCGCGACGAGGAGGATCTGCCCTATTCCTTCTCGCAGATCTTCGTCATCGATCCGACCTTCAAGCTGCTCGGCGCCGTCGATCTCGACCAGATCCTGCGCACCAAGCGGCAGACGAAAATCGAGCAGATCATGCGGGAGACCAACCATCCGGTTCCCGCCGAGATGGATCAGGAGGAGGCCGCCCAGCTCTTCGAACAATATGACCTGCTCTCGGCTGCCGTCGTCGACGAGAACGGCCGGCTAGTCGGCGTGCTGACGATCGACGACGTCGTCGACGTCATCCACGAAGAGGCGGACGAGGACATCAAGCGCCTCGGCGGCGTCGGCGATGAAGAACTGTCGGACAACGTGATCTCGACGGCGCGATCGCGTTTCCTTTGGCTTCTGATCAATCTCGGCACGGCGATGCTGTCGGCGAGCGTCATCGGCCTGTTCGACGCCTCGATCGAGAAAATGATCGCGCTGGCGGTGCTGATGCCGATCGTCGCCTCGATGGGCGGCAATGCCGGCACGCAGACGATGACGGTGACCGTGCGTGCGCTCGCCACCCGCGATCTCGACATCTACAATGCCGGCCGCATCATCCGCAGGGAGGCCGGCGTCGGCATTCTCAACGGCGCCGTCTTTGCGACGATCATGGGCGCGATCGCCGGTATCTGGTTTCACGACTATCAGCTCGGCGGGGTGATCGCGGCGGCGATGATCATCAATCTGATGGCGGCCGCGCTTGCCGGCATCCTGCTGCCGCTGCTGCTCGACAAGGTGGGAGCGGACCCGGCGATTGCCTCGTCGGTGTTCGTGACGACGGTGACCGACTGTACCGGCTTCTTCGCTTTTCTCGGCATCGCCACCTGGTGGTTCGGCATCTGA
- a CDS encoding rhomboid family intramembrane serine protease — translation MNEQTGEPDKTPELSEARPPARPPRVPVFNLPPALLFSLCLLILIYAVQALVLSDDAVGWLLFTFGFVPARYVIPLSQQGLELFWTPVTYSLLHGSTQHILFNAFWLMAFGAPVVRRIGTLRFLFFWILSAVASAALHAILNWGDVSLLIGASGVISGLMGAACRFAFPADRRPMPVAHLNARLSIIDALKSRTVVIFMLLWLVGNALIAAGIPLVGDSDQEIAWDAHIGGFVFGFLLFSLFDRAPRPPAEPAGTEKDMLQS, via the coding sequence ATGAACGAGCAGACGGGCGAGCCAGACAAGACGCCCGAACTTTCCGAGGCGCGGCCGCCGGCGCGGCCCCCCCGCGTGCCGGTCTTCAACCTTCCGCCGGCGCTGCTCTTCAGCCTTTGTCTGCTCATCCTTATCTATGCGGTGCAGGCGCTCGTTCTCTCGGACGATGCAGTGGGCTGGCTGCTGTTTACCTTCGGTTTCGTCCCCGCTCGCTACGTGATTCCGTTGTCGCAGCAGGGGCTGGAGCTGTTCTGGACGCCCGTTACCTATTCGCTGCTGCACGGCAGCACCCAGCATATCCTCTTCAATGCCTTCTGGCTGATGGCCTTCGGCGCGCCGGTCGTGCGCCGCATCGGCACGTTACGGTTCCTGTTCTTCTGGATCTTGTCCGCCGTCGCTTCCGCCGCCCTGCATGCGATCCTCAATTGGGGAGACGTATCGCTGCTGATCGGCGCATCGGGCGTCATTTCCGGGCTGATGGGGGCTGCCTGCCGATTCGCCTTTCCGGCCGATCGGCGACCGATGCCGGTGGCGCATCTCAACGCCCGGCTTTCCATCATTGACGCCCTGAAGAGCCGGACCGTCGTCATTTTCATGCTTCTCTGGCTGGTCGGCAACGCGCTCATCGCCGCCGGCATTCCGCTCGTCGGCGACAGCGACCAGGAGATCGCCTGGGACGCGCATATCGGCGGCTTCGTCTTCGGCTTCCTTTTGTTTTCGCTGTTTGACCGGGCGCCACGGCCGCCTGCAGAACCGGCGGGAACGGAGAAGGATATGTTGCAATCCTAA
- a CDS encoding MerR family DNA-binding transcriptional regulator, with protein sequence MPVNKYYSITELTREFGVSTRTLRFYEDEGLIHPERRGRTRLFRPADRRLIGEILRGRRIGFTIAEIREIIQVYKEPPGELGQLKLLMKRVDEKREDLRQKRKDIDDTLTELDNIEEACLGRLAEIGVTT encoded by the coding sequence ATGCCTGTGAACAAATATTATAGCATAACGGAGCTGACGCGCGAATTCGGTGTCTCGACGCGCACGCTCCGCTTCTACGAAGACGAGGGACTGATCCATCCGGAGCGGCGAGGGCGCACGCGTCTCTTCCGGCCGGCGGACCGACGGCTCATCGGAGAAATCCTGCGCGGACGGCGGATCGGCTTCACCATCGCGGAAATCCGCGAGATCATTCAGGTCTATAAGGAGCCGCCCGGCGAGCTCGGCCAGCTGAAGCTTCTGATGAAGCGCGTTGACGAGAAGCGTGAGGACCTGCGCCAGAAGCGTAAGGACATAGACGACACGCTGACGGAGCTCGACAATATCGAAGAGGCCTGCCTCGGCCGCCTCGCCGAAATCGGCGTTACCACCTGA
- a CDS encoding PAS domain-containing protein → MLRNGTGWCEMRVQTTIEIFDYWNRIRGAADAPLKSQVEPSAVPHLLQSLFILETRDGGDIVFRLAGTRICDFFGRDLRGERFSSLWAHGQHADIERTAMGVMNHAMPALFNTTGYSTVGHQASFEIIMMPLRSPDGACDRLLGAIAPTAAASWLEIVPLEFLALDRSRLLPEKFSKAAPAELRSINEVVAAKGIGFGQAMRRMVSQLLSAEAR, encoded by the coding sequence ATGCTCCGGAATGGGACAGGTTGGTGTGAAATGCGTGTGCAAACGACCATCGAAATTTTTGACTATTGGAACCGTATCCGCGGCGCTGCCGATGCGCCGCTGAAATCACAGGTCGAACCCTCTGCCGTTCCCCATCTTCTGCAAAGTCTCTTCATCCTTGAGACGCGCGACGGCGGAGACATCGTTTTCCGGCTCGCAGGCACCCGCATCTGCGATTTCTTCGGGCGCGACCTGCGCGGTGAACGTTTTTCGTCGCTTTGGGCGCATGGCCAGCATGCGGACATTGAACGCACGGCGATGGGCGTCATGAACCATGCCATGCCGGCCCTGTTCAACACCACCGGCTACAGCACCGTCGGTCATCAGGCCTCCTTCGAGATCATTATGATGCCGCTGCGCTCGCCGGATGGCGCCTGCGACCGGCTGCTCGGCGCGATCGCACCGACGGCGGCTGCGAGCTGGCTGGAAATCGTGCCGCTGGAATTCCTGGCGCTCGACCGCAGCCGTCTGCTGCCCGAAAAATTCAGCAAGGCCGCGCCAGCCGAACTGCGCTCGATCAACGAGGTCGTCGCGGCAAAAGGCATCGGATTCGGCCAGGCCATGCGCCGCATGGTGTCACAGCTGCTGAGTGCCGAGGCGCGTTGA
- a CDS encoding L-serine ammonia-lyase, translated as MFLSVFDVFKIGVGPSSSHTMGPMSAANRFLDLILSNEWPRPSSGAQVAAIKVSLHGSLAHTGIGHGTGRAVILGLMGEAPDSVDPDRMDGIIDTVERTGRITPADHPAYQFQPKTDLIFDKKQPLPGHANGMIFSAFDKDGRLLLKRIYYSVGGGFVVTDTELEQMRAKKNATGGVRVPYPFSTAKQMLEMAERSGLSIAQMKRANEESQRSQEELDQGLDRIWEAMRSCIERGLKVEGVMPGGLNVKRRARRIHDKLQEEWRSNRVNPLLANDWLSVYAMAVNEENAAGGRVVTAPTNGAAGVIPATIRYYEHFHEDWDQNGIRDYLLTAAAIGGIIKHNASISGAEVGCQGEVGSAAAMAAAGLAAVMGGTPEQIENAAEIALEHHLGMTCDPVAGLVQVPCIERNALGAVKAVTAASLAVKGDGQHFVPLDACIETMRQTGHDMSEKYKETSTGGLAVNVVEC; from the coding sequence ATGTTTCTTTCGGTATTCGACGTGTTCAAGATCGGTGTCGGGCCGTCGAGCTCGCACACCATGGGTCCGATGTCGGCTGCCAACCGGTTTCTCGATCTGATCCTGTCGAATGAATGGCCACGCCCTTCATCGGGCGCGCAGGTCGCCGCGATCAAGGTCAGCCTGCATGGTTCGCTCGCTCATACCGGAATCGGCCATGGAACGGGCAGGGCCGTCATTCTCGGACTGATGGGTGAGGCGCCGGACAGTGTCGATCCCGACAGGATGGACGGCATCATCGATACCGTCGAACGCACCGGACGCATCACCCCTGCAGACCATCCGGCCTACCAGTTCCAGCCGAAGACCGACCTGATCTTCGACAAGAAACAGCCGCTGCCGGGCCATGCCAACGGCATGATCTTTTCGGCGTTTGACAAGGACGGCCGGCTGCTCCTCAAGCGCATCTATTATTCGGTTGGCGGCGGCTTCGTCGTTACCGACACCGAGCTGGAACAGATGCGGGCGAAGAAGAATGCCACGGGCGGCGTGCGCGTCCCCTATCCCTTCTCGACCGCCAAACAGATGCTGGAGATGGCGGAGCGCTCCGGGCTTTCGATCGCGCAGATGAAGCGGGCGAACGAGGAGAGCCAGCGCAGCCAAGAGGAGCTCGATCAGGGGCTCGACCGCATCTGGGAAGCGATGCGCTCCTGCATCGAGCGCGGCCTCAAGGTCGAGGGCGTCATGCCCGGCGGCCTTAACGTCAAGCGCCGCGCCCGCCGCATTCACGACAAGCTGCAGGAGGAGTGGCGTAGCAATCGCGTCAATCCGCTGCTTGCCAATGATTGGCTCAGCGTCTATGCGATGGCCGTCAACGAGGAGAATGCCGCCGGCGGGCGCGTCGTCACCGCGCCGACCAATGGCGCGGCGGGCGTCATTCCGGCAACGATCCGTTATTATGAGCATTTCCACGAGGACTGGGACCAGAACGGCATCCGCGACTACCTGCTGACGGCAGCGGCGATCGGCGGCATCATCAAGCACAATGCGTCAATCTCTGGCGCCGAGGTCGGCTGTCAGGGCGAGGTCGGCTCGGCCGCGGCGATGGCGGCTGCAGGCCTTGCAGCCGTAATGGGCGGCACGCCGGAGCAGATCGAGAATGCCGCCGAGATCGCGCTCGAACATCATCTCGGCATGACCTGCGATCCTGTCGCAGGCCTCGTGCAGGTTCCCTGTATCGAGCGCAATGCGCTCGGCGCCGTCAAAGCCGTCACCGCGGCTTCGCTCGCCGTCAAAGGTGATGGTCAGCATTTCGTGCCGCTTGACGCCTGTATCGAGACGATGCGCCAGACTGGCCACGACATGAGCGAGAAATACAAGGAAACCTCGACCGGCGGCCTGGCTGTCAACGTCGTCGAATGCTGA
- a CDS encoding transglutaminase-like cysteine peptidase, with translation MTTANILKGGLLASAIMMAMASSGQATPASMALAGNASPPIGHYEFCKANPTECTYAGGDAGPAVLTEDRWKEILKINYTVNSSIQPETDEQIYGVEERWAYPTTVGDCEDYALLKRKMLIEDGFSPSDTLITVVLQPNGEGHAVLTVRTDHGDFILDNMRNKVLLWSDTEYTYLKRQSATDPARWSKLQDGRAVAVGSVR, from the coding sequence ATGACAACTGCGAACATCCTGAAAGGCGGCCTTCTGGCCAGTGCGATCATGATGGCAATGGCGAGCTCGGGACAGGCAACGCCCGCCAGCATGGCACTGGCGGGCAATGCCAGCCCGCCGATCGGACACTATGAATTCTGCAAGGCCAATCCGACGGAATGCACCTATGCCGGCGGCGATGCCGGGCCGGCCGTCCTCACGGAGGATCGCTGGAAGGAAATTCTCAAAATCAACTATACGGTCAATTCGTCGATCCAGCCGGAGACGGACGAACAGATCTACGGTGTCGAGGAACGCTGGGCATATCCCACAACCGTCGGCGATTGCGAGGACTATGCCCTGCTGAAGCGCAAGATGCTGATCGAGGACGGCTTCTCGCCATCCGACACGCTGATCACCGTCGTGCTGCAGCCGAACGGCGAAGGTCATGCCGTGCTGACGGTCCGCACCGATCACGGCGACTTCATTCTCGACAACATGCGCAACAAGGTGCTGCTGTGGTCGGACACCGAATACACCTATCTGAAGCGCCAATCCGCCACCGATCCGGCCCGCTGGTCGAAGCTTCAGGACGGCCGCGCTGTCGCGGTCGGCAGCGTCAGGTAA
- a CDS encoding DUF1489 family protein, whose translation MALHLIKLCVGADSIEDLREWVAERSLRAIAAGLEPHSVHTTRMVPKRMEELLDGGSLYWVIKGQVQARQRLLDIETFTDDEGISRCRLMLGPEVIETAVQPKRPFQGWRYYTQDDVPPDLTSLGAGIAEMPAELRRELTDLGLL comes from the coding sequence ATGGCATTGCATCTCATCAAACTCTGTGTCGGCGCCGACTCGATCGAGGACCTGCGCGAATGGGTGGCGGAGCGCTCGCTGCGCGCCATTGCCGCCGGGCTCGAACCGCATTCGGTTCACACCACGCGCATGGTGCCCAAACGCATGGAGGAGCTTCTTGACGGCGGCTCGCTCTATTGGGTGATCAAGGGGCAGGTGCAGGCGAGGCAGAGGCTGCTCGACATCGAGACGTTCACAGACGATGAAGGGATTTCACGCTGCCGTCTGATGCTCGGCCCGGAGGTCATCGAAACCGCGGTGCAGCCGAAGCGGCCTTTTCAGGGCTGGCGCTACTACACGCAGGATGACGTGCCGCCCGATCTGACGAGCTTGGGCGCCGGGATCGCCGAAATGCCCGCGGAACTGCGCCGCGAACTGACAGATCTCGGCCTGCTCTAA
- a CDS encoding peptide deformylase — protein sequence MPIRPILRYPHPGLKTVCEPVTVFDTSLAALADDLLATMRAAPGVGITAAHVGVFLRVTVLELDRADSARLYVNPQITWRSQETMNHAEGSVSMPGATEELTRPRAIRFRYQDAGGVVHEETAEGFLAICVQHEVDQLDGIFWLQRLSRLKRERLVKKWEKTQR from the coding sequence ATGCCCATCCGTCCGATCCTGCGCTATCCGCATCCGGGCCTGAAGACCGTCTGCGAACCGGTGACGGTCTTCGATACGTCGCTGGCAGCGCTCGCCGACGACCTGCTGGCGACGATGCGCGCAGCCCCCGGCGTCGGCATCACCGCCGCCCATGTCGGCGTCTTCCTCCGTGTGACGGTGCTGGAGCTCGACCGGGCCGACAGTGCGCGCCTCTACGTCAATCCGCAGATTACCTGGAGGTCGCAGGAGACGATGAACCATGCCGAGGGTAGCGTCTCCATGCCCGGCGCGACCGAAGAGCTCACACGCCCACGGGCGATCCGCTTTCGTTATCAGGATGCCGGCGGCGTCGTGCACGAGGAGACCGCCGAAGGTTTCCTCGCCATCTGCGTCCAGCACGAGGTGGACCAGCTCGACGGTATCTTCTGGCTGCAGCGGCTTTCGCGGCTGAAACGCGAACGCCTCGTCAAAAAATGGGAGAAAACCCAACGCTGA
- a CDS encoding D-alanyl-D-alanine carboxypeptidase, with protein sequence MSRSVSSVSSSRSGSFFAKLLAILSMALTVVLVDSVNADAEAANPKYAGIVVDAKTGNVLYSENADRLQYPASLTKMMTLYMTFEALEQGRIRLDTLVPFSAHAAAQAPTKLGVRAGGSITVEQGILGLVTLSANDAATALGEMLGGSEDRFAQMMTAKAHALGMTRTTYRNANGLPNTAQMTTARDQARLGIALRQHFPQYYGYFSTRAFKFGTRTIRSHNRLVGSVRGVDGIKTGYTRAAGFNLVSSVQVDGKSIVSVVLGGTSGPARDAQMRNLIATYLPKASSRGGNSALVAQAAPAPEMIETPAPVQPQKARLQVAPEQVAKTITATQPPISAAAADLSLPHKGPLPDARYQVAEAEVAYTETSAPKSENPLVAQTMPAATKVKTTSFKQQAPVVAPAAQDNAAVDHVTTASTNATPASAAPAGWVVQVGVSPSRQMAMDLLESAKSKGGKELASAKPFAVAYGAGNDQVYRARFGGFDDQRDAVNACKALKKAGIKCWAAAQ encoded by the coding sequence GTGTCAAGGTCAGTCTCCTCCGTATCATCGTCCCGGTCCGGCAGCTTTTTCGCAAAGCTCCTGGCGATCCTTTCGATGGCTCTCACGGTCGTCCTGGTTGATTCGGTCAATGCCGACGCGGAGGCGGCCAATCCGAAATATGCGGGCATCGTCGTCGACGCCAAGACCGGCAACGTTCTCTACAGCGAGAATGCCGATCGGCTGCAATATCCCGCCTCGCTGACCAAGATGATGACCCTTTATATGACCTTCGAGGCCTTGGAGCAGGGTCGCATCCGCCTCGATACGCTGGTTCCCTTCTCCGCTCACGCGGCCGCCCAGGCGCCGACCAAGCTTGGCGTGCGCGCCGGCGGCTCCATCACCGTCGAGCAGGGCATCCTCGGTCTCGTCACCCTGTCGGCCAATGATGCGGCAACCGCGCTTGGCGAGATGCTCGGCGGCAGCGAAGACCGCTTCGCCCAGATGATGACTGCCAAGGCGCATGCACTCGGCATGACGCGCACCACCTATCGCAACGCCAATGGCCTGCCGAACACGGCGCAGATGACGACGGCGCGCGACCAGGCCCGCCTCGGCATCGCCCTTCGCCAGCATTTCCCGCAATATTACGGTTATTTCTCCACCCGCGCCTTCAAGTTCGGCACCCGCACGATCCGCAGCCACAACCGGCTGGTCGGCTCCGTGCGCGGCGTCGACGGTATCAAGACTGGTTATACGCGCGCCGCCGGCTTCAACCTGGTGAGTTCGGTACAGGTCGACGGCAAGTCGATCGTCAGCGTCGTGCTCGGCGGCACGTCCGGCCCGGCTCGCGATGCCCAGATGCGCAATCTGATCGCCACCTACCTGCCGAAGGCGTCGAGCCGCGGCGGAAATTCGGCGCTGGTGGCCCAGGCAGCCCCTGCCCCTGAAATGATCGAAACGCCCGCTCCGGTTCAGCCGCAGAAGGCCCGGCTGCAGGTCGCCCCGGAACAGGTCGCAAAAACGATCACTGCGACGCAGCCGCCCATTTCTGCCGCTGCCGCCGATCTCAGCCTGCCGCATAAGGGCCCGCTGCCGGATGCCCGTTATCAGGTGGCCGAGGCCGAAGTCGCCTATACCGAAACATCGGCGCCGAAATCCGAGAACCCGCTGGTTGCCCAGACGATGCCGGCTGCGACCAAGGTCAAGACCACGAGCTTCAAGCAGCAGGCTCCGGTCGTCGCACCGGCTGCACAGGACAACGCCGCCGTCGACCACGTCACGACCGCTTCGACCAACGCCACCCCGGCAAGTGCCGCGCCTGCGGGCTGGGTCGTCCAGGTCGGCGTCTCGCCGAGCCGGCAGATGGCCATGGACCTCCTGGAGAGCGCGAAGAGCAAGGGCGGCAAGGAGTTGGCCTCGGCAAAGCCCTTCGCCGTCGCCTACGGCGCAGGCAACGACCAGGTCTACCGCGCCCGCTTCGGCGGCTTTGACGATCAGCGCGATGCGGTCAACGCCTGCAAGGCCTTGAAGAAGGCCGGCATCAAGTGCTGGGCGGCAGCACAATGA
- a CDS encoding CBS domain-containing protein, producing the protein MTSSVKAILDLKGRDVITAGPNTTVAEAAAILSKKKIGAIVVVGMENRISGMFTERDLVHAIAKHGKDGLDQPLSQLMTSKVYRCHEETTVNELMELMTSRRFRHVPVESNGKLAGIISIGDVVKSRIAEVEREAEDIKAYIAG; encoded by the coding sequence ATGACCAGTTCAGTCAAAGCAATCCTCGACCTGAAGGGCAGGGACGTCATCACCGCCGGGCCGAACACCACTGTCGCCGAGGCGGCCGCCATTCTGAGCAAGAAGAAGATCGGCGCTATCGTCGTCGTCGGCATGGAGAACCGGATTTCGGGCATGTTCACCGAGCGCGATCTGGTGCATGCCATCGCCAAGCACGGCAAGGATGGCCTCGATCAGCCGCTCTCTCAGCTCATGACTTCAAAGGTCTACCGCTGCCACGAGGAGACGACCGTCAACGAGTTGATGGAACTGATGACCAGCCGCCGCTTCCGCCACGTGCCGGTGGAAAGCAACGGCAAGCTTGCCGGCATCATCTCGATCGGCGACGTGGTGAAATCCCGGATCGCCGAAGTTGAGCGCGAGGCCGAGGACATCAAGGCCTATATCGCCGGCTGA
- a CDS encoding PilZ domain-containing protein, translating into MHSFQPAQTQRPAPRPEQGVFQRVPINMQGRLMLANYEEFECMVIDMSPGDMYVTCTGRPRANERVVAYIDHLGRVEGYVQTLDGRGFTMSINATERKREKLAAQLTWLANKHELGLPEDRRHDRLTPRDTKTELTLEDGTRYTCRIMDLSLSGAAIDVEMRPSIGTAVRLGNMRGRVVRHFVEGVAIEFLSIQSRETLREFL; encoded by the coding sequence ATGCACTCGTTCCAGCCAGCTCAGACGCAACGACCTGCGCCGCGCCCTGAACAAGGCGTTTTTCAGCGCGTGCCGATCAATATGCAGGGCCGGCTGATGCTTGCGAATTACGAGGAATTCGAATGCATGGTGATCGATATGTCGCCCGGCGATATGTACGTCACCTGCACCGGCCGGCCGCGCGCCAACGAACGCGTCGTCGCCTATATCGACCATCTCGGGCGCGTCGAAGGTTATGTCCAGACGCTCGACGGCCGCGGCTTTACCATGTCGATCAATGCCACCGAGCGCAAGCGCGAGAAGCTCGCTGCCCAGCTCACCTGGCTTGCCAACAAGCACGAGCTCGGCCTGCCGGAAGATCGTCGCCACGACCGTCTGACGCCGCGTGATACAAAGACCGAACTCACGCTCGAGGATGGCACGCGCTATACCTGCCGCATCATGGACCTGTCGCTGTCGGGCGCCGCCATCGATGTCGAGATGCGTCCCTCGATCGGAACGGCGGTGCGCCTCGGTAACATGCGCGGCCGCGTCGTGCGTCACTTCGTCGAAGGCGTGGCGATCGAATTCTTGTCGATCCAGTCCCGCGAGACACTGCGCGAATTCCTCTGA